In Chitinophaga sp. HK235, a single window of DNA contains:
- a CDS encoding dihydrofolate reductase → MTISIIVAASENNVIGINNQLPWRLSTDLKYFKSTTLGKPIIMGRKTFDSLGKPLPGRPNIVITRQTGYHPEGAYVVSSIDEAIAKAQTFETEEIFVTGGSQIFEQAWSQIDRIYLTRVYAVVPGDAFFPAVHGNEWSLVSDERHEPDEKNEYAFSFQVWERIKTT, encoded by the coding sequence ATGACGATATCCATTATTGTGGCCGCATCAGAAAACAATGTGATTGGTATCAACAACCAATTGCCCTGGCGCCTGTCTACAGACCTGAAATACTTTAAAAGCACTACACTGGGCAAGCCCATTATCATGGGCCGGAAAACCTTCGACTCCCTGGGTAAACCATTGCCCGGCAGACCTAATATCGTTATCACCCGGCAGACCGGCTACCACCCGGAAGGTGCCTATGTGGTGTCCTCTATTGATGAGGCCATCGCTAAAGCCCAAACTTTCGAAACGGAAGAGATATTTGTCACCGGTGGCTCACAGATATTTGAACAGGCCTGGTCTCAGATAGACCGGATCTATCTGACACGGGTATACGCCGTAGTGCCGGGAGATGCTTTTTTCCCTGCTGTTCACGGCAATGAATGGAGTCTGGTGAGTGATGAAAGACATGAGCCGGATGAGAAAAATGAATATGCTTTCTCTTTCCAGGTGTGGGAGCGCATAAAAACTACTTGA
- the dnaG gene encoding DNA primase → MISQQSIQQILGRIDIVEIVGSFVKLKKRGANYMGLCPFHNEKSPSFTVSPSKEIYKCFGCGKSGNAISFVMEHEKYSYVEAIKWLAQKYQVEIEETEVSPELRQHQLMSDSLFIINGFAREYFSDTLFNTEEGQNVGLSYFEERGFTEETVRKFQLGYCLNQRDTFAQTALSKGYNLEYLQKTGLVTMRNEQPADNYRGRVIFPIHNQSGKILGFGARILVKSDRAPKYINSPENEIYVKSRVLYGTYFARHAIDKLNECLLVEGYTDVISLHQAGVENVVASSGTSLTQDQLRLIKKYTNNLTIIYDGDSAGIKAALRGLDMAIEESLNVKLVLLPDKEDPDSYVQRIGAEAFRSFIEENKQDFVLFKLQLNMQEAGNDSNKKSQLVNEIAETISKIDKAEDFTRQQDYIRQCSQLLKIDEQGLIALVNKYIRERLVKREQANTRNNPAPEESDDVLSEEAIAAMEAAETGVSISSLLNRDEKQEKELVKILLRFGDKVFSQEENNTVADYVFHLPYDFESLADSEMVKRVLREYKTLYDSGSIPDKKWFLYHQDPDMSRYISLILEDKEAELSINWKERFEIDTVYGDNAYLKDTISTTNYLILRKIKKLIVENQDEAEKATEMDQIMRCLEMQVHLKALEKELTQGLGTVIFK, encoded by the coding sequence GTGATATCTCAACAATCCATACAACAGATACTTGGCCGCATTGATATTGTGGAAATTGTGGGCTCTTTCGTGAAACTGAAAAAGCGCGGAGCCAACTATATGGGCCTCTGTCCTTTTCACAACGAAAAGTCGCCTTCTTTCACCGTATCTCCCAGCAAAGAAATCTACAAGTGTTTTGGCTGTGGCAAAAGCGGCAACGCCATCAGCTTTGTCATGGAGCACGAGAAGTATTCCTATGTGGAAGCTATCAAATGGCTGGCACAGAAGTATCAGGTTGAGATTGAAGAAACAGAGGTAAGCCCGGAACTGCGCCAGCATCAGCTGATGTCGGACAGTTTGTTTATTATCAACGGCTTTGCCCGGGAATACTTTTCCGATACCCTGTTCAATACAGAGGAAGGGCAGAACGTAGGGCTTAGTTATTTTGAAGAACGTGGTTTTACAGAAGAGACCGTCCGTAAATTCCAGTTGGGATACTGTCTGAACCAACGTGACACCTTTGCCCAAACCGCACTGTCCAAGGGCTACAACCTGGAATACCTGCAAAAAACAGGGCTGGTGACGATGCGTAATGAGCAACCGGCCGATAACTACCGGGGCCGTGTCATCTTCCCTATACATAACCAGTCGGGCAAGATCCTGGGCTTCGGGGCCCGTATCCTTGTCAAATCAGACAGGGCACCCAAATACATCAACTCTCCGGAAAACGAGATTTATGTCAAGAGCCGGGTGCTGTATGGCACCTACTTCGCGCGCCATGCGATCGACAAGCTCAATGAGTGCCTGTTGGTGGAAGGTTATACCGACGTGATCTCTCTGCACCAGGCAGGTGTGGAAAACGTGGTAGCTTCCAGCGGTACTTCCCTTACACAGGACCAGCTGCGGCTCATTAAAAAATATACCAACAACCTCACCATCATCTACGATGGCGACAGTGCCGGTATTAAGGCCGCCCTCCGTGGTCTGGATATGGCCATTGAAGAAAGCCTCAACGTAAAACTGGTACTGCTGCCCGATAAGGAAGACCCCGACAGTTACGTACAACGTATCGGCGCCGAGGCCTTCCGCAGCTTCATAGAAGAAAACAAGCAGGACTTCGTGCTGTTTAAGCTACAGCTTAACATGCAGGAAGCCGGCAACGACAGCAATAAAAAATCGCAGCTGGTAAATGAGATCGCGGAAACGATTTCTAAAATCGATAAAGCGGAAGATTTTACCCGGCAACAGGACTATATCCGCCAGTGCAGCCAGCTGCTCAAAATCGATGAGCAGGGCCTGATAGCGCTGGTCAACAAATATATCCGGGAGAGGCTGGTCAAACGCGAGCAGGCCAATACCCGCAACAATCCGGCGCCGGAAGAGTCAGATGATGTGCTGAGCGAGGAAGCCATCGCTGCCATGGAAGCCGCGGAAACAGGGGTTTCCATCTCTTCCCTGCTCAACAGGGATGAAAAACAGGAAAAGGAACTGGTGAAAATACTGCTGCGTTTCGGGGATAAAGTTTTCAGCCAGGAAGAAAACAACACGGTGGCAGACTATGTCTTTCATCTTCCGTATGATTTCGAATCGCTGGCCGACAGCGAGATGGTGAAGCGTGTACTCCGTGAATACAAAACACTCTACGACTCCGGCAGCATCCCTGATAAAAAATGGTTCCTTTACCACCAGGACCCCGACATGAGCAGATACATTTCCCTGATTCTGGAAGACAAGGAAGCGGAGCTGAGCATCAACTGGAAGGAACGTTTTGAGATAGATACTGTTTATGGTGACAATGCTTACCTGAAAGATACCATATCCACCACCAATTATCTGATACTGCGCAAAATCAAGAAGCTGATTGTTGAAAATCAGGACGAGGCGGAAAAAGCCACCGAAATGGACCAGATCATGCGCTGCCTGGAGATGCAGGTGCACCTGAAAGCCCTGGAGAAGGAGCTTACCCAGGGCCTCGGTACTGTTATTTTCAAGTAG
- a CDS encoding acetyl-CoA C-acyltransferase has protein sequence MKEVFIVATARTPIGGFNGALSGVPAVKLGSTVIKAALERAGIDAAQVNEVYMGNVISANLGQAPATQASLGAGVPNKVPATTVNKVCASGMKSIMLGAQSIMLGDNDIVVAGGMENMSAVPFYLDKARTGYKLGAGTVIDGIIRDGLWDPYKDFHMGNAAELCAAEYHITREDQDAYAIESYRRAAAAWEKGFYKKEVVPVEVPGKNVVTVAEDEDYKKVILEKVPSLKPTFQKDGTITAANASNLNDGAAAVVLVSGEKVKELGLKPLAKIISFADASQAPEWFTTTPVKAVEKALAKANLKIEDMDFAEVNEAFSCVPIANAKDLGMSLDKVNVWGGAVAMGHPIGCSGARIVVTLNSILHENNSRYGVAAICNGGGGASAMIIEKV, from the coding sequence ATGAAAGAAGTATTTATAGTAGCAACTGCCCGCACGCCGATTGGAGGTTTCAATGGCGCGTTGTCAGGTGTTCCTGCTGTTAAACTGGGTTCCACTGTTATCAAAGCCGCTCTGGAAAGAGCTGGTATAGACGCTGCCCAGGTGAATGAAGTATATATGGGCAATGTGATCAGTGCCAATCTGGGACAAGCCCCTGCCACCCAGGCCAGTCTGGGTGCTGGTGTACCCAATAAAGTGCCTGCCACTACTGTTAACAAGGTATGTGCTTCAGGTATGAAATCCATTATGCTGGGTGCCCAAAGCATTATGCTGGGCGATAACGATATTGTTGTGGCTGGTGGTATGGAAAATATGAGCGCTGTGCCTTTTTACCTCGATAAAGCCCGCACTGGTTATAAACTGGGTGCCGGTACTGTAATCGACGGTATTATCCGTGACGGCCTCTGGGACCCTTATAAGGACTTCCACATGGGCAATGCTGCAGAGCTCTGCGCCGCAGAATACCATATTACCCGGGAAGACCAGGACGCCTATGCGATTGAAAGCTATCGCCGCGCCGCTGCTGCCTGGGAAAAAGGATTTTACAAAAAAGAAGTGGTGCCGGTGGAAGTGCCCGGTAAAAACGTGGTGACAGTGGCTGAAGATGAAGATTACAAAAAAGTGATCCTCGAAAAAGTGCCTTCCCTGAAACCTACCTTCCAGAAAGATGGTACCATCACTGCTGCTAATGCCTCCAATCTCAACGATGGCGCTGCTGCCGTAGTATTGGTGAGTGGGGAGAAAGTAAAGGAACTGGGACTGAAGCCCCTGGCTAAAATCATCAGTTTCGCAGATGCTTCCCAGGCGCCGGAATGGTTTACCACCACACCGGTAAAAGCTGTTGAGAAAGCACTGGCCAAAGCCAATCTGAAAATTGAGGACATGGACTTTGCAGAGGTAAACGAAGCCTTCTCTTGTGTGCCGATCGCCAATGCCAAAGACCTGGGTATGTCACTCGACAAAGTGAACGTATGGGGCGGTGCCGTAGCTATGGGACACCCTATCGGCTGCAGCGGAGCCAGGATCGTGGTAACGCTCAACTCCATCCTGCACGAAAACAACAGCCGCTACGGTGTGGCTGCTATCTGCAATGGTGGTGGTGGTGCCAGCGCTATGATCATCGAAAAAGTATAA
- a CDS encoding pyruvate dehydrogenase complex E1 component subunit beta gives MRQIAFRQALREAMQEEFRRDERVLLMGEEVAEYNGAYKVSQGMLDEFGPKRVIDTPIAELGFAAIGVGAAQNGLRPIIEFMTWNFANLAIDQILNTASKMLAMSGGQIGCPIVFRGPNGSAGQLGAQHSTAFESYYANIPGLKVISVSNPYDAKGLLKAAIRDDDPVVFMESEVMYGDMGEVPEEEYIIPIGKADIKRAGKDVTIVSFNKMMKVALGAAEELAKEGIEAEVIDLRTIRPLDWFTILESVKKTNRLVIVEEQWPFASVSSEITYRIQKEGFDYLDAPIRRITAADAPMHYAPNLVKLYLPDIERTVKLVKEVMYMKK, from the coding sequence ATGCGTCAGATAGCTTTCAGACAAGCCTTAAGAGAAGCCATGCAGGAGGAATTTCGCCGTGATGAACGGGTGCTCCTGATGGGTGAGGAAGTAGCCGAATATAATGGTGCTTATAAAGTGAGCCAGGGAATGCTGGATGAGTTTGGTCCAAAACGTGTTATTGACACGCCGATCGCAGAACTTGGTTTTGCTGCTATCGGAGTTGGTGCTGCTCAGAACGGCCTTCGCCCGATAATTGAATTCATGACCTGGAACTTCGCTAACCTGGCGATTGATCAGATCCTTAACACAGCTTCCAAAATGCTGGCCATGAGTGGCGGACAGATTGGCTGCCCGATCGTTTTCCGCGGACCCAACGGTTCTGCCGGTCAGCTGGGCGCACAGCACTCCACTGCTTTTGAAAGTTATTACGCCAATATTCCGGGCCTGAAAGTAATATCCGTTTCCAATCCATACGATGCCAAAGGTTTGCTCAAAGCGGCTATCCGCGATGACGATCCGGTTGTTTTCATGGAAAGTGAAGTGATGTATGGTGATATGGGTGAAGTGCCTGAAGAAGAATACATCATCCCTATCGGTAAAGCCGACATCAAACGCGCTGGTAAAGATGTGACCATCGTTTCTTTCAACAAAATGATGAAAGTAGCCCTGGGCGCAGCTGAAGAACTGGCGAAAGAAGGCATCGAAGCCGAAGTAATCGACCTCCGTACCATCCGTCCGCTGGATTGGTTCACCATCCTGGAATCTGTTAAGAAAACCAACCGCCTGGTGATCGTGGAAGAACAATGGCCGTTCGCCAGCGTTTCTTCTGAAATTACCTACCGTATCCAGAAAGAAGGTTTCGACTACCTGGATGCACCTATCCGCCGTATCACTGCGGCTGACGCACCGATGCACTACGCTCCGAACCTGGTTAAACTGTACCTCCCTGATATCGAGCGTACCGTGAAACTGGTGAAGGAAGTAATGTACATGAAGAAGTAA
- the cysM gene encoding cysteine synthase CysM, producing the protein MATILDLVGNTPMVELQRIPENPEVKIYAKLEGTNPGGSVKDRAAYGMIRGALDRGEIRSGTRLIEATSGNTGIALAMIANLFGIEIELVMPADSTLERVQTMQAYGARVVLEESMEASIDYANAQVAKGGYVMLNQFANADNYGMHYKTTGPEIWRDTAGKVTHFVSAMGTTGTIMGVSKYLKEQNPAVQIVGCQPTEGSKIPGIRKWAEAYLPKIFDRSRVDTIMDISEEEARTMTKRLAKEEAIFCGMSSGGAIAAAMRLSRELSQGVIVSIICDRGDRYLSSDLFA; encoded by the coding sequence ATGGCAACAATATTAGACCTCGTTGGCAATACGCCGATGGTGGAATTACAACGTATCCCGGAGAACCCGGAGGTGAAAATCTATGCCAAACTGGAAGGCACCAATCCCGGTGGCAGCGTAAAAGACAGGGCCGCCTATGGTATGATCAGGGGTGCGCTCGACCGCGGAGAAATCCGTTCCGGTACCCGACTGATAGAAGCTACCAGCGGCAATACCGGTATTGCGCTGGCGATGATCGCCAATCTTTTTGGTATAGAGATAGAACTGGTAATGCCTGCAGACTCCACCCTGGAGCGGGTGCAAACCATGCAGGCCTATGGAGCCCGGGTGGTATTGGAAGAATCGATGGAGGCTTCTATTGATTATGCCAATGCACAGGTAGCCAAAGGCGGGTATGTGATGCTCAATCAGTTTGCCAATGCTGATAACTACGGCATGCATTACAAAACCACCGGCCCGGAAATATGGCGTGATACAGCAGGCAAAGTCACCCATTTTGTAAGCGCCATGGGCACTACCGGCACTATTATGGGTGTGTCAAAATACCTGAAAGAACAAAATCCTGCCGTACAAATTGTAGGCTGTCAGCCTACAGAAGGTTCTAAAATCCCCGGCATCCGTAAATGGGCGGAGGCTTATCTTCCTAAAATATTCGACAGATCGAGGGTAGACACCATCATGGACATCTCTGAAGAAGAGGCCAGGACCATGACCAAACGGCTGGCCAAAGAAGAGGCTATTTTCTGCGGTATGAGCAGCGGCGGAGCAATAGCAGCCGCCATGAGGCTCTCCCGGGAATTAAGTCAGGGCGTGATCGTCAGCATCATCTGCGACCGTGGTGACCGTTACCTGTCCAGCGACCTGTTTGCCTGA
- a CDS encoding serine O-acetyltransferase, producing the protein MNDFLDELKRRHQLAAANAYPATSAVSEFANSLVNWLFPEHTGQVMDDAVLLEQYGRQLEIQLELLLQPMQHQLPESAGNISRTFMSKVPVIYDELTKDANAIFQGDPAATCLYEVIRAYPGFYAIAFYRMAHALHELKVPLLPRMVTELAHARTGIDIHPGAVIAPFFCIDHGTGIVIGETTVIGQHVKLYQGVTLGALSIEKTMARSKRHPTIGDHVVIYAGATILGGDTIIGHHSVIGGNVWLIRSVEPFSRIYYKAEHKYLESNHE; encoded by the coding sequence ATGAACGATTTTTTGGATGAACTGAAGCGGAGACACCAATTGGCGGCAGCAAATGCTTACCCCGCAACCAGCGCTGTAAGTGAGTTTGCCAACAGCCTTGTTAATTGGTTATTCCCGGAACATACCGGCCAGGTGATGGATGATGCTGTGTTGCTGGAGCAGTATGGGCGCCAGCTGGAGATACAGCTGGAGTTGTTGTTGCAGCCGATGCAACATCAGTTGCCGGAAAGCGCCGGTAATATCAGCCGTACTTTTATGAGTAAAGTACCGGTGATTTATGACGAACTGACAAAAGATGCCAATGCCATCTTTCAGGGAGATCCGGCGGCCACCTGTTTGTACGAAGTAATACGGGCCTATCCGGGCTTTTATGCTATCGCGTTTTACCGCATGGCCCATGCCCTGCATGAGCTGAAAGTACCATTGCTGCCCCGCATGGTTACAGAGCTGGCGCATGCGCGCACCGGCATAGACATTCACCCGGGCGCCGTGATAGCACCCTTCTTTTGTATTGACCATGGCACCGGCATTGTGATCGGCGAAACCACCGTTATTGGTCAGCATGTAAAGCTGTACCAGGGCGTGACACTGGGTGCCCTCAGTATCGAAAAAACCATGGCCCGCAGCAAAAGGCATCCTACCATCGGTGACCATGTAGTGATCTATGCAGGGGCCACCATCCTGGGTGGTGACACCATAATAGGCCACCATAGCGTAATTGGGGGCAATGTATGGCTGATCAGAAGCGTAGAACCGTTCTCCCGGATCTATTACAAGGCAGAACATAAATATCTGGAAAGCAACCACGAATAA
- a CDS encoding sigma-54 dependent transcriptional regulator yields the protein MANILIIDDEKSIRKTLSEILSYEGYKVDEAADGLEGFKMFQGKQYDAVLCDIKMPKMDGLEFLEKAREINQDVPIIMVSGHGNIDTAVDAVKKGAYDYISKPPDLNRLLITLRNAMDKTKLVTETKTLRRKVNKVPEMIGDSAPILKIRETIEKVAPTDARVLITGENGVGKELVARWLHERSNRASGPMVEVNCAAIPSELIESELFGHEKGSFTSAVKQRIGKFEQASGGTLFLDEIGDMSLSAQAKVLRALQEGKITRVGGDKEISVDVRVVAATNKDLLKEVEEKNFRLDLYHRLSVILIHVASLNDRREDVPLLVDSFLDSVCNEYGIARKAIDKDAMKALQNHNWSGNIRELRNVVERLVILSGKTITVEDVDDFVVPNREKKKAGS from the coding sequence ATGGCTAACATTTTAATTATTGACGACGAAAAAAGCATCCGTAAAACACTCTCCGAAATTCTGAGCTATGAAGGGTATAAAGTAGATGAGGCGGCGGATGGCTTGGAAGGGTTTAAAATGTTCCAGGGGAAACAATACGATGCCGTATTGTGCGATATCAAAATGCCTAAAATGGATGGCCTGGAGTTTCTCGAAAAAGCCAGGGAAATAAATCAGGACGTGCCTATCATTATGGTGTCCGGACACGGGAATATTGACACTGCTGTAGATGCCGTGAAAAAAGGCGCCTATGATTATATCTCCAAACCACCTGATCTGAACCGTCTCCTGATCACGCTGCGCAACGCAATGGACAAAACCAAACTGGTGACCGAAACCAAAACCCTGCGTCGTAAAGTGAACAAGGTGCCCGAAATGATCGGCGATTCTGCGCCCATCCTCAAAATCCGGGAAACCATCGAAAAAGTGGCGCCTACGGATGCCCGCGTACTGATTACCGGCGAAAACGGAGTAGGAAAGGAACTGGTAGCCCGCTGGCTTCACGAGCGCAGCAACCGCGCCTCCGGCCCGATGGTGGAAGTCAACTGTGCCGCTATCCCCAGCGAACTGATAGAAAGTGAGCTGTTTGGCCACGAAAAAGGCTCTTTTACCTCCGCTGTTAAACAACGAATTGGTAAATTTGAGCAGGCCAGCGGTGGTACCCTTTTCCTCGATGAAATCGGCGATATGAGCCTCAGCGCACAAGCCAAAGTGCTGCGTGCACTGCAGGAAGGAAAAATCACCCGCGTAGGCGGTGACAAGGAAATCAGCGTGGACGTAAGAGTGGTGGCTGCCACCAACAAAGACCTGCTGAAGGAAGTGGAAGAGAAAAATTTCCGTCTCGACCTTTACCATCGTCTGAGCGTTATCCTCATCCATGTGGCTTCCCTCAACGATCGCCGCGAAGATGTGCCACTCCTGGTAGACAGCTTCCTCGACAGTGTTTGTAATGAATACGGTATCGCCCGCAAGGCTATAGACAAAGACGCCATGAAAGCATTACAGAACCACAACTGGTCCGGTAATATCCGTGAACTGCGCAACGTAGTGGAAAGACTGGTGATCCTCTCCGGAAAAACCATCACCGTTGAAGATGTGGACGATTTTGTGGTGCCTAACAGAGAAAAGAAAAAAGCAGGTTCCTGA
- a CDS encoding alpha/beta fold hydrolase, protein MSRHLYLISGLGADERMFNNLRFPSGYDIHHLKWIKPLPDEPISSYAARMADGITADGPVSLMGVSFGGIMSLEIARIRPVAQNILLSSIKHTTEKPPYYNWVRKLRLHQLPDSVLYQRRSLVVKKFLNIETPEEGQLVKEYLSKRDYTYLRWAVNAILHWKNELVPENLVHIHGAKDLPFPIRFVKPTHVIRDGGHFMVLNRATEINRILDHTLIR, encoded by the coding sequence ATGTCCAGACATTTGTATCTCATTAGTGGCCTCGGCGCCGATGAACGCATGTTCAACAACCTGCGTTTTCCGTCCGGCTATGATATACATCACCTGAAGTGGATAAAACCACTTCCCGACGAGCCCATCAGCAGTTATGCCGCCCGCATGGCAGACGGTATTACGGCCGATGGGCCTGTTTCTCTAATGGGTGTTTCCTTCGGCGGGATCATGAGCCTGGAGATCGCCCGCATCAGGCCGGTCGCACAAAACATCCTGCTCTCCAGCATCAAGCATACTACAGAAAAACCACCCTACTACAACTGGGTGCGCAAACTACGGCTGCATCAGTTGCCCGATTCCGTGCTGTATCAGCGCAGAAGCCTGGTCGTTAAAAAGTTCCTGAACATAGAAACCCCGGAAGAAGGACAACTAGTTAAGGAATATCTTTCCAAACGTGATTACACCTATCTGCGTTGGGCTGTTAATGCTATCCTGCACTGGAAAAATGAGCTGGTACCCGAAAATCTGGTACATATCCATGGTGCCAAAGACCTGCCTTTCCCGATCCGTTTTGTGAAACCAACTCATGTAATCCGCGATGGTGGCCATTTTATGGTGCTTAACCGTGCCACGGAAATAAACCGTATTCTCGACCATACGCTTATCCGTTAA
- the lepB gene encoding signal peptidase I, whose amino-acid sequence MNLAFWKKNKEGQPKKKSTAREWLDAGIFAIIAATLIRTFIFEAYTIPTPSMEKTLLVNDFLFVSKISYGPRIPMTPLAMPFVHHTMPFTKSTKAYSEAIKWKYKRLPGFSDIKRYDVVVFNFPEGDTVAIDSPDPSYYNMVRQNGWQAVQNSYQIIHRPVDKRENYIKRCMAEAGDTLRIVHGVVYINGQAAPVPPASQHKYVVETSGDQLNGSRLEELGITGPEYTFDNNKFVYNLTPENVAALKQFPIVKNITVYEESNYIDFNYNMVFPHDTAHYKWTEENFGPLYIPKKGATVKLDDSNFAIYDRIIRVYEGNTLEKKDGKFVINGQPADSYTFKMNYYWMMGDNRNNSLDSRFWGFVPEDHIVGKAWLIWMSYGENGIRWSRLFRGIK is encoded by the coding sequence ATGAACCTGGCATTTTGGAAAAAAAATAAAGAAGGTCAGCCAAAGAAAAAATCTACGGCAAGAGAATGGTTAGACGCTGGTATCTTTGCTATCATAGCAGCCACGCTTATCCGCACATTTATTTTTGAGGCCTATACGATTCCTACCCCTTCCATGGAAAAGACCTTGCTTGTGAATGACTTCCTTTTTGTAAGCAAGATCAGTTACGGCCCCCGTATTCCAATGACACCGCTGGCTATGCCTTTTGTGCATCATACCATGCCGTTCACCAAGTCTACCAAAGCCTACTCCGAAGCTATTAAATGGAAATACAAACGTTTACCGGGCTTCTCCGATATCAAACGTTATGATGTAGTAGTGTTTAACTTCCCCGAGGGTGACACGGTAGCCATCGATTCACCGGATCCAAGCTATTACAACATGGTAAGGCAGAATGGCTGGCAGGCAGTACAGAACTCCTATCAGATCATTCATCGTCCGGTAGATAAAAGGGAAAACTATATCAAACGTTGCATGGCCGAAGCCGGCGACACCCTCAGAATTGTACATGGGGTGGTATATATAAACGGTCAGGCAGCTCCGGTACCTCCGGCCAGCCAGCACAAATATGTGGTGGAAACCTCCGGTGACCAGCTGAACGGCAGCCGTCTCGAGGAACTGGGTATTACCGGTCCGGAATATACTTTTGACAATAATAAGTTCGTATACAACCTCACTCCGGAAAATGTGGCTGCCCTCAAGCAGTTCCCTATCGTGAAAAATATCACGGTGTACGAAGAGTCCAACTACATCGACTTTAACTACAACATGGTATTCCCGCATGATACGGCCCATTACAAATGGACGGAGGAAAACTTCGGCCCGCTGTATATCCCGAAGAAAGGTGCTACCGTAAAACTGGATGACAGCAATTTCGCGATCTACGACCGTATCATCCGTGTGTATGAAGGCAATACGCTGGAGAAAAAAGATGGTAAGTTCGTGATCAACGGACAGCCTGCTGATTCCTACACATTTAAAATGAATTATTACTGGATGATGGGGGATAACCGCAACAATTCCCTTGACTCCCGTTTCTGGGGTTTTGTGCCGGAAGATCACATAGTGGGCAAGGCCTGGCTGATCTGGATGAGTTACGGCGAAAACGGTATCCGCTGGAGCCGCCTGTTCAGAGGTATCAAATAA
- a CDS encoding cytidine deaminase — protein MEKQQHHFDYLVYNDITALDENDAWLLKEAREVTHHAYAPYSHFLVGAVIRLANGEIVAGSNQENASFPVGLCAERVALSAASSTYPDVAIDTIAVSYNNINGDSSRPISPCGVCRQTLAEYEYRQDKPIRLILGGLSGKVYVINKANDLLPLGFSASDMDI, from the coding sequence ATGGAAAAACAACAACATCACTTTGACTACTTAGTGTATAACGATATTACAGCCCTGGATGAAAACGATGCGTGGCTGCTGAAAGAGGCCAGGGAAGTGACACATCACGCCTATGCGCCCTATTCTCATTTTCTGGTAGGAGCGGTGATCAGGCTGGCCAACGGCGAAATCGTGGCCGGGTCCAATCAGGAGAATGCTTCTTTTCCGGTAGGACTATGTGCAGAAAGAGTGGCGCTTTCCGCTGCTTCCTCTACTTATCCGGATGTGGCCATCGATACCATCGCTGTCAGCTATAACAATATCAATGGTGATAGCTCCCGGCCTATTTCCCCCTGTGGTGTCTGCCGCCAGACGCTAGCTGAGTATGAATACCGTCAGGACAAACCGATCCGGTTGATTCTGGGAGGCCTCAGTGGTAAGGTATATGTGATCAATAAAGCCAATGACCTGCTGCCCCTGGGCTTTTCTGCTTCAGACATGGATATTTAA
- a CDS encoding lipopolysaccharide assembly protein LapB, giving the protein MLISAINTATAVHLSGWRDKARNLYREGIAFRKSGRQEAARQCFAAAIKADSGYTAAYSALGDIYFERKSYADALGYCRKAQELGAANMSRQIGLSFYYLRQYDNALEALQQARREEPGNITVPYQLAQLYAQLGHYRESINAYQEVLSIDSMHTVAWYELGMMSFNMADFEGAVRSFGKAAALGCKQDAVFLFNTGVAWLRLEQTDKGIAYLRKAQQLQPDDEQILFNLAHACYNKGDFDAAIVQWENVLRLQPTNAFVMFMLGKSYMGKGDREKGMALCDKATAMDTTR; this is encoded by the coding sequence ATGCTTATAAGCGCTATCAACACTGCAACAGCAGTGCATCTCAGTGGATGGCGTGATAAAGCCCGTAATCTTTACCGGGAAGGTATTGCTTTCAGGAAATCCGGCCGGCAGGAAGCTGCCCGGCAATGTTTTGCTGCAGCCATCAAAGCCGACAGCGGTTATACTGCTGCCTATAGTGCGCTGGGAGACATTTACTTTGAAAGAAAATCATATGCTGATGCACTTGGCTATTGCCGTAAGGCACAGGAGCTGGGAGCAGCCAATATGAGCAGACAGATAGGGCTGAGTTTTTATTATCTCCGGCAGTATGACAATGCACTGGAAGCGCTGCAACAGGCCAGAAGGGAAGAACCGGGCAATATTACGGTCCCTTACCAGCTGGCACAGTTATATGCTCAACTGGGGCACTACCGGGAAAGCATCAACGCTTATCAGGAAGTACTGTCGATAGACAGTATGCATACCGTCGCCTGGTACGAACTGGGCATGATGAGTTTTAATATGGCCGATTTTGAAGGAGCTGTCCGTTCCTTCGGCAAAGCCGCCGCTCTGGGCTGTAAGCAGGACGCCGTTTTTTTATTTAATACCGGCGTGGCATGGTTACGGCTGGAGCAAACAGACAAAGGGATCGCATACCTGCGGAAAGCGCAGCAGCTGCAGCCCGATGATGAACAGATATTGTTTAATCTGGCACATGCCTGTTACAACAAAGGTGACTTTGATGCAGCGATTGTACAATGGGAAAATGTATTGCGTTTGCAACCTACAAATGCTTTTGTTATGTTTATGCTTGGAAAATCGTATATGGGTAAGGGTGATAGGGAGAAAGGAATGGCATTATGTGATAAAGCCACCGCGATGGATACTACCAGATAA